A window from Rhizosphaericola mali encodes these proteins:
- the metI gene encoding methionine ABC transporter permease MetI, translating to MEDSLMTLLINGFWETIAMTFISCFFGYLIGLPTGILLFLTRKGQMLAHPVFHSILGFCVNVFRSIPFIILIVWMIPFTRNVVGTSIGVQAALVPLSLGVAPFIARLTETSLLEVPSGLIEVGISMGSSAWQLTKNILLPEALPSIVQNITITLITLVGYSAMGGAVGAGGLGQIGYQYGYIGYDSTIMNSVIVILIAIVIMIQFLGNFIAKKVDHR from the coding sequence ATGGAAGATAGTTTAATGACTCTTTTAATAAACGGATTTTGGGAAACCATAGCAATGACTTTTATCTCTTGCTTTTTCGGTTATTTGATTGGCTTGCCAACAGGCATATTGTTATTTCTCACTAGAAAAGGCCAAATGCTCGCACATCCAGTCTTTCATTCTATTTTAGGATTTTGTGTAAATGTTTTTCGTTCGATACCATTTATTATTCTCATAGTTTGGATGATTCCTTTTACTAGAAATGTTGTAGGTACTTCGATTGGCGTACAAGCAGCGTTGGTTCCATTGAGTTTAGGTGTGGCTCCATTTATAGCACGTTTGACCGAAACGAGTTTGTTAGAAGTTCCATCTGGATTAATTGAAGTGGGTATTTCCATGGGAAGTTCTGCTTGGCAATTAACTAAAAATATTTTACTACCAGAGGCTTTGCCTTCTATCGTTCAAAATATTACGATTACCTTAATTACTTTAGTTGGTTATTCTGCAATGGGTGGTGCCGTTGGCGCTGGCGGATTGGGACAGATTGGGTATCAGTATGGCTATATAGGTTATGATTCTACGATAATGAATAGTGTAATTGTTATCTTAATCGCGATAGTAATTATGATCCAATTTTTAGGAAATTTTATAGCTAAAAAAGTAGATCACCGATGA
- the rocD gene encoding ornithine--oxo-acid transaminase: MSTFEKNISLSDEYIQIENKFGAHNYHPLPVVLQKGDGVFVWDVENKKYYDFLSGYSAVNQGHCHPKIVKALIDQAQNLTLTSRAFYNNILGKWEKKLAELFGFDKVLPMNSGAEAVETAIKLAKRWGYDVKGIPINEAKIITVNENFHGRTINIISFSSDPTAKNGFGPFVPGYIQIPYDDVSALENALRDPHVAAFLVEPIQGEAGIKIPTDGYLSKAKELCKNANVLLICDEIQTGLCRTGKMLGCDYDGIRPDILILGKALSGGIMPISAVLANDQIMLTIHPGEHGSTYGGNPLACAVSLTALDVLIDENLANNAFQLGQYFREKLNQIHHPKIKTIRGRGLLNAIVIDTNGDENAAWNLCLIMAKNGMLAKPTHGDIIRLAPPLCITKNQIDDSISIITKSLEAL, translated from the coding sequence ATGTCAACATTTGAAAAAAACATTTCATTATCAGATGAATATATTCAAATTGAAAATAAATTTGGTGCACATAATTATCATCCACTTCCAGTAGTATTGCAAAAAGGTGATGGTGTTTTTGTATGGGATGTAGAAAATAAAAAATATTATGATTTTTTAAGTGGATATTCTGCTGTAAATCAAGGTCATTGTCACCCCAAAATAGTAAAAGCATTAATTGATCAAGCCCAAAATTTGACATTAACTTCACGTGCTTTCTACAATAATATTTTAGGTAAATGGGAAAAAAAATTAGCAGAATTATTTGGTTTCGACAAGGTGCTTCCGATGAATTCAGGAGCTGAAGCCGTTGAAACTGCTATAAAATTGGCAAAACGATGGGGGTATGATGTAAAGGGAATCCCCATTAATGAAGCCAAAATCATCACAGTTAATGAAAATTTCCACGGTCGCACTATAAACATTATTTCTTTCAGTTCTGATCCTACCGCAAAAAATGGTTTTGGTCCATTTGTACCCGGTTATATTCAAATTCCTTATGACGATGTATCTGCATTAGAAAACGCGCTTAGAGACCCTCATGTTGCTGCATTTTTAGTAGAGCCAATACAAGGAGAGGCTGGAATAAAAATCCCAACAGATGGATATTTATCAAAGGCAAAAGAATTATGTAAGAATGCAAATGTGCTTTTAATTTGTGATGAAATTCAAACTGGTCTTTGTCGGACAGGTAAAATGTTGGGTTGTGACTACGATGGTATACGTCCAGATATTTTGATTTTAGGCAAAGCATTAAGTGGCGGCATAATGCCCATTAGTGCAGTATTGGCCAATGATCAAATTATGTTGACTATTCATCCTGGAGAGCATGGATCTACGTATGGAGGAAACCCTTTAGCTTGTGCAGTGTCTTTAACAGCATTGGATGTTTTAATTGATGAAAACTTAGCAAATAATGCCTTTCAATTAGGGCAATACTTTCGCGAAAAATTAAACCAAATTCATCACCCAAAAATAAAAACTATCCGTGGTAGAGGTTTATTAAATGCTATAGTAATTGATACTAATGGAGATGAAAATGCGGCATGGAATCTATGTTTAATTATGGCCAAAAATGGAATGCTAGCTAAACCTACCCATGGTGATATTATTCGGTTAGCACCACCGTTATGCATTACAAAAAATCAGATAGATGATTCTATCTCGATTATTACAAAATCATTAGAAGCACTGTAA
- a CDS encoding methionine ABC transporter ATP-binding protein, with protein sequence MEAIIQIKNISKQYSKGQKASNDISLNIEKGKIFGIIGSSGAGKSTLLRCLNLLEKPSSGEVWIEDKNILTLSNKELNSVRKQIGMIFQHFNLLASKTVLENIALPLKLAHKSSIERKEIALKLLEKVGLSEKANNFPAQLSGGQKQRVAIARALALSPKILLCDEATSALDPASTVSVLRLLKQINQELGITIVLITHEMQVIKQICDEVAVLSKGNLVEVGAVSEVFLSPKSEETKELLSLADLKL encoded by the coding sequence ATGGAAGCAATTATACAAATTAAAAACATTAGTAAGCAATATAGCAAAGGGCAGAAAGCCTCGAATGATATTTCTTTGAATATAGAAAAAGGAAAAATATTTGGAATTATTGGATCTTCGGGTGCTGGCAAAAGTACTTTGTTGCGTTGCCTTAATTTATTAGAAAAACCAAGTTCTGGGGAAGTTTGGATAGAGGATAAAAATATTTTGACACTTTCTAATAAGGAATTAAATAGCGTGCGTAAGCAAATTGGAATGATTTTTCAACACTTTAATTTGCTAGCGTCTAAAACTGTATTGGAAAATATAGCATTGCCTTTGAAATTAGCGCACAAATCCAGTATTGAAAGAAAAGAAATTGCACTAAAATTATTAGAAAAAGTGGGATTGTCTGAAAAAGCCAATAATTTTCCCGCACAATTATCTGGAGGACAAAAGCAAAGAGTTGCGATCGCAAGAGCTTTAGCTTTGAGTCCAAAAATATTATTATGTGATGAAGCTACTAGTGCACTAGATCCTGCATCTACCGTTTCTGTTTTAAGATTATTGAAACAAATCAATCAAGAATTAGGAATAACTATAGTGTTAATTACGCATGAAATGCAAGTAATTAAACAAATATGTGATGAAGTTGCAGTACTGTCAAAAGGGAATTTAGTGGAAGTTGGAGCTGTTTCAGAAGTCTTTTTATCGCCAAAGTCGGAAGAAACAAAAGAATTATTGTCGTTAGCTGATTTAAAATTATAG
- a CDS encoding alpha-L-rhamnosidase produces the protein MNYLKKINILFLFIFSIQNLLIAQKIKITDLKCEYLTIPIGIDNTIPRFSWKINSKLEDINQKCYRIVVGTDSLAVSKGKGNSWCSLQMHSNKNLITYKGNPLQPFTKYFWKIIVWTDKMQKTISSVSSFEMGMLSPSDWKGAWISDGEDKDLKFAPYFRKVFNVTKSIKSARAYITAAGLSETYINGEKIGNHELEPMFTRYDRRNLYVTYDITNQINNGANAIGVILGNGWYNFQSQAVWDYDHAPWRNRPAFCMEIHITYTDGSKENIYTDRDWKTSSGPIVYNSIYTGEHYDSRLEQVGWNTISFNDKNWKNASYRKAPGQYISAQSLEPIRYVELIKPIACKKINDSDYIYDIGRNISGVTSLKISGDSGTVVKVIHAERLDKNGNLDLSNIDYFLAKNTKIIDPFATDIYVLNGKKEQTFRPHFNYKGFQYVEVKSNNPISITKDNLSAYFMHSDVSPIGKIHTSNNIINKIYAATNASYLSNLFGYPTDCPQREKNGWTGDAHIAIETGLYNFDAITIYEKWLQDMRDEQQPNGTLPSIVPTDGWGYEWGNGPDWTSAIAIIPWNIYLFYGDDKILRDNYDNIKRYVDRVTTTAPDGLTSWGLGDWIPVKSKTPVEFTSSIYYYVDVDILTKMSKLFGYQKDYNNYSQLKVKIKKAINYKFLNKVKSTYGEGFQTELAVPLYWGIVPENLKKAVAANLANKIKENKFHLDVGLLGTKAILSALSENGQAETAYKLASQKEYPSWGWWMVNGASTLYENWNIDQQRDLSLNHIMFGEIGAWLYKGLGGIQPDEALPGFKNVLLRPKFVDGLNEFYSEHIGPYGKIISAWKKDGNEIIYNVTIPHNSTAKVYFSMNQKQCVYLNNKKIRTDHSYKIKSGYYNFYIK, from the coding sequence ATGAATTACTTAAAAAAAATAAATATCTTATTCCTTTTTATTTTTTCGATACAGAATCTTCTTATAGCACAGAAAATAAAAATAACGGATTTAAAATGTGAGTATTTAACTATACCCATCGGTATAGACAATACTATACCAAGATTTAGTTGGAAAATAAATAGTAAATTAGAGGATATTAATCAAAAGTGCTATCGTATCGTTGTTGGAACCGATTCTCTTGCTGTATCGAAAGGAAAGGGAAATTCTTGGTGTAGTTTGCAAATGCACTCAAATAAAAATTTAATTACTTACAAAGGCAATCCCTTACAACCGTTTACAAAATATTTTTGGAAAATAATAGTTTGGACAGATAAAATGCAAAAAACAATATCTTCTGTTTCATCCTTTGAAATGGGGATGTTGTCTCCCTCTGATTGGAAGGGCGCATGGATCAGTGACGGAGAAGATAAAGATCTAAAATTTGCACCCTATTTCCGCAAAGTATTTAATGTAACAAAATCTATTAAATCGGCAAGAGCCTATATCACGGCTGCAGGATTAAGTGAAACATATATCAATGGAGAGAAGATTGGAAACCATGAATTGGAACCTATGTTTACACGTTACGATCGACGAAATTTATATGTAACTTATGATATTACGAACCAAATTAACAATGGTGCCAATGCGATTGGTGTTATTTTAGGCAATGGATGGTACAACTTCCAGTCCCAGGCAGTGTGGGACTACGACCATGCTCCTTGGCGTAACAGACCTGCGTTTTGTATGGAAATCCATATCACTTATACGGATGGATCTAAAGAAAATATTTATACGGATAGGGATTGGAAGACCTCTTCCGGTCCGATTGTGTACAATAGTATCTATACGGGCGAGCATTATGATAGCCGTCTTGAGCAGGTCGGATGGAATACTATAAGTTTCAATGATAAAAATTGGAAAAATGCGTCCTACCGAAAGGCTCCTGGCCAATACATATCCGCACAGTCATTAGAGCCAATCAGATACGTAGAACTAATAAAACCCATAGCATGTAAAAAGATTAATGATTCGGACTATATATATGATATTGGTCGCAATATCTCAGGTGTAACAAGTTTAAAAATTTCTGGAGATTCAGGGACGGTCGTCAAGGTAATCCATGCCGAACGATTGGATAAAAATGGTAACTTGGATTTATCTAATATAGACTATTTTCTAGCTAAAAATACAAAAATAATAGATCCGTTTGCAACGGATATTTATGTATTAAATGGTAAAAAAGAACAAACATTTAGACCTCATTTCAATTATAAAGGATTCCAATATGTTGAGGTAAAATCAAATAATCCAATTTCCATCACAAAGGATAATCTAAGTGCATATTTTATGCATAGTGATGTCTCGCCAATTGGAAAAATACATACATCCAACAATATCATCAACAAAATATATGCAGCAACAAATGCGTCCTATTTGTCCAACTTATTTGGCTACCCGACGGATTGTCCACAAAGAGAAAAAAATGGATGGACTGGAGATGCGCATATTGCCATAGAAACTGGGCTTTACAATTTTGATGCAATTACAATATATGAGAAGTGGTTGCAGGATATGCGTGATGAGCAACAGCCAAATGGAACTTTGCCATCTATCGTACCTACGGATGGGTGGGGGTATGAATGGGGTAACGGCCCAGACTGGACGAGTGCAATTGCAATCATACCTTGGAATATCTATTTGTTTTATGGTGACGATAAAATATTAAGGGATAATTATGACAATATCAAACGCTATGTAGATCGTGTTACTACCACGGCTCCTGACGGCTTGACTAGTTGGGGGTTGGGAGATTGGATTCCCGTAAAGTCCAAAACGCCAGTAGAATTTACCTCATCCATATACTATTACGTGGATGTAGACATTTTAACAAAGATGTCCAAACTTTTTGGTTATCAGAAAGATTATAACAATTATAGTCAGTTAAAAGTAAAAATAAAAAAGGCCATTAACTATAAATTTCTGAATAAGGTAAAGTCCACTTATGGAGAAGGCTTTCAAACTGAATTGGCGGTTCCATTATACTGGGGTATCGTACCAGAGAACTTAAAAAAAGCAGTTGCAGCAAATCTTGCTAATAAAATTAAAGAAAATAAGTTCCATCTTGACGTAGGTTTATTGGGTACAAAAGCAATTTTGAGTGCTCTAAGCGAAAACGGGCAGGCAGAAACAGCGTACAAACTGGCATCCCAAAAAGAATATCCATCATGGGGATGGTGGATGGTCAATGGCGCATCTACCTTATACGAAAACTGGAATATTGATCAGCAGCGAGATCTTTCATTGAACCACATCATGTTTGGTGAAATCGGAGCATGGTTGTATAAAGGGCTTGGAGGTATACAACCAGACGAGGCCTTGCCAGGCTTTAAAAACGTACTTCTTCGTCCAAAGTTCGTGGATGGATTGAATGAATTCTATTCAGAGCATATAGGTCCTTACGGCAAAATAATTTCAGCTTGGAAAAAAGATGGAAATGAGATTATTTACAATGTAACGATTCCTCACAATTCTACTGCTAAAGTTTATTTCTCTATGAATCAAAAACAATGCGTATATCTAAATAATAAAAAAATAAGGACAGATCATTCCTATAAAATTAAATCGGGTTACTATAATTTTTATATCAAATAG
- a CDS encoding MetQ/NlpA family lipoprotein, translating into MRNFRKINIAFLIFSLLLLSSCYNKKRPADTVKIGVATGPELVLAQTAKKVALEKYGLKVELVPFTDYILPNVALSQKDLDANVYQHKPFLDAQSSQRGYKFAILGKTFVFPIAAYSHKIKSLNELQPESKIAIPNDPTNEGRALLLFQKYHLITLRNGVGILPKVTDIIQNPKKLQFVELEAPQMTRVLDDPQVVISVINNNFSSQLNLNPVKDGLMVEDGNSPYVNLVVSRIDNKNDPRLAKFTKAYESDEVVAVADSIFKGGAVKGW; encoded by the coding sequence ATGAGAAATTTTCGAAAAATAAATATTGCTTTTTTAATTTTTAGTTTACTATTATTGAGTAGTTGCTATAATAAAAAACGTCCCGCAGATACGGTAAAAATTGGTGTGGCTACAGGACCAGAATTGGTATTGGCTCAAACGGCTAAAAAAGTTGCGTTAGAAAAATATGGCTTAAAAGTAGAATTGGTGCCTTTTACGGACTATATTTTGCCCAATGTAGCATTAAGTCAAAAAGATCTGGATGCTAATGTTTATCAGCATAAACCATTTTTAGATGCTCAATCTTCTCAACGTGGATATAAATTTGCAATTTTAGGCAAAACATTTGTATTTCCTATCGCAGCTTATAGTCATAAGATAAAATCATTAAACGAACTACAACCCGAATCCAAAATCGCAATTCCCAATGATCCAACAAATGAAGGACGTGCACTATTATTATTTCAAAAATATCATTTGATTACACTAAGAAATGGCGTAGGTATTTTACCTAAAGTTACAGATATTATACAAAATCCTAAAAAACTTCAATTCGTCGAATTAGAAGCACCACAAATGACAAGAGTTTTGGATGATCCACAAGTGGTGATTTCTGTTATAAATAATAATTTTTCTTCTCAGTTAAACTTAAATCCAGTAAAAGATGGCTTGATGGTAGAAGATGGAAATTCGCCTTATGTAAATCTAGTAGTGTCGAGAATTGATAATAAAAATGATCCTCGCTTGGCTAAATTTACAAAAGCATATGAATCTGATGAAGTGGTGGCTGTTGCCGATTCTATTTTTAAAGGTGGAGCTGTAAAAGGTTGGTAA
- a CDS encoding formylglycine-generating enzyme family protein codes for MNITSAEDTATMLLIKGGAFQMGTDDPHFSDASPIHRVIVSDFYMDEHEVTNDQFEQFVNATHYVTIAERPLDPKDFPNVPVEQLKPGSAVFTPPNHPVDLKDPLQWWSYVVGANWRHPKGPNSTIVGHGKEPVTQVCYLDATAYAKWAGKRLPTEAEWEYAARAGGSHKYYWGDSILVNGKWAANIFQGDFPYNNLVQDGYVDIAPVMSFPANKWGIYDLDGNVWEWCSDYYSSNYYAVSDSLNPLGPNKSLDTEEPTAIKRVQRGGSFLCSDQYCIRYRAGSRGKGEESSASNNLGFRCVKDISK; via the coding sequence ATGAATATTACTAGTGCCGAGGATACGGCAACTATGTTATTGATTAAAGGCGGAGCTTTTCAAATGGGGACAGATGATCCACATTTTTCAGATGCGAGTCCTATACATAGAGTTATAGTTTCAGATTTTTATATGGATGAACATGAAGTGACAAATGATCAATTTGAGCAATTTGTAAATGCGACTCATTATGTGACTATTGCAGAAAGACCATTAGATCCAAAAGATTTTCCCAATGTTCCAGTTGAGCAGTTAAAACCTGGTTCTGCTGTATTTACGCCGCCAAATCATCCTGTGGATTTAAAAGATCCATTACAATGGTGGAGTTATGTAGTGGGTGCAAATTGGCGTCATCCGAAAGGCCCCAATAGTACTATTGTCGGTCATGGTAAGGAGCCCGTAACGCAAGTGTGTTATTTAGATGCAACTGCTTATGCAAAATGGGCAGGAAAAAGATTACCAACGGAAGCAGAATGGGAGTATGCAGCAAGAGCAGGAGGTTCGCATAAGTATTATTGGGGTGATTCCATATTGGTAAATGGCAAATGGGCTGCTAATATATTTCAAGGTGATTTTCCTTATAATAATTTGGTGCAAGATGGATATGTTGATATAGCTCCAGTGATGTCTTTTCCTGCAAACAAATGGGGTATTTATGATTTAGACGGCAATGTGTGGGAGTGGTGTAGTGATTATTATAGTTCTAATTATTATGCGGTAAGTGATTCATTAAATCCTCTTGGTCCCAATAAGAGTTTGGATACAGAAGAGCCAACTGCTATTAAGAGAGTTCAACGGGGTGGTTCATTTTTGTGTAGTGACCAATATTGTATTCGATATCGAGCTGGAAGTAGAGGGAAAGGCGAGGAGAGTAGTGCCTCCAATAATCTTGGTTTTCGCTGTGTGAAAGATATTTCAAAATAA